From Priestia aryabhattai, one genomic window encodes:
- a CDS encoding STAS domain-containing protein — translation MKGIIGVAKHLDDNAEMLANEIVQEISQSPNFEALKEELEQAIIVYTEFIRFLGESLLSSENNIPEGLVEWSKTNGKRTASQRERISIIITRYPPTRLVFIDYLTKISIEHGLSTEEVVLINKRFNYLLDISITETVIVFEQVKDEIIKKAQQEVLKLSVPVVPIQDKTAVLPLIGSIDSERAEYILENVILKILEMKVEYLIVDFSGILNIDTIAERYLFDIYSVLRLQGIEVMMTGIRPELAQTVVRNGFDFSSIKTYATVKQAIETQKS, via the coding sequence TTGAAAGGGATTATAGGCGTTGCTAAGCACTTAGATGACAACGCAGAAATGTTAGCAAATGAAATTGTTCAAGAAATTTCTCAGAGCCCCAATTTTGAAGCTCTAAAGGAGGAACTTGAACAAGCAATTATCGTCTATACTGAATTTATTAGGTTTTTAGGGGAAAGTCTCCTTAGCAGTGAAAACAACATACCTGAAGGACTTGTTGAATGGAGTAAGACCAATGGTAAGCGTACAGCATCCCAACGGGAGAGAATTTCTATTATTATTACACGCTATCCTCCTACTCGCCTAGTCTTTATCGATTACCTTACTAAAATAAGTATAGAACACGGACTCTCTACAGAAGAAGTTGTATTGATTAATAAACGATTTAACTATCTGCTGGATATAAGTATCACCGAAACTGTTATAGTATTTGAACAAGTAAAAGATGAAATTATTAAAAAGGCACAACAAGAGGTGTTGAAGCTATCGGTTCCTGTCGTCCCCATTCAGGATAAAACCGCCGTTCTCCCACTAATAGGCTCTATCGATTCAGAAAGAGCTGAATATATCTTGGAGAATGTGATCTTGAAAATTCTCGAAATGAAAGTAGAGTATCTGATTGTTGATTTTTCAGGCATCTTGAATATAGATACTATAGCTGAACGTTACCTCTTTGATATCTACAGTGTTCTTCGCTTACAAGGTATTGAGGTCATGATGACAGGTATACGACCTGAACTTGCTCAAACTGTTGTTAGAAATGGCTTTGATTTCTCATCTATTAAAACCTATGCAACAGTTAAACAAGCGATAGAAACTCAAAAAAGCTAG